In the Mycolicibacterium thermoresistibile genome, one interval contains:
- a CDS encoding metal ABC transporter permease → MNERLTELFRNLFAFDVTADLLGRSFVQQALLAAALLALVAGLIGPFIVMRQMSFAVHGSSELSLTGAAFALLAGFNVGVGALIGCALAAVLFGVLGQRARERDSAIGVVLAFGLGLAVLFIHLYPGRAGTSFALLTGQIVGVSYTGLAMLVAVTVAVVAVLAVSYRPLLFATVDPEVAAGRGVPVRALGIVFAALVGVVAAQGVQIVGALLVMSLLITPAAAAVRVFVSPAATIAASVLFAAVSAVGGIILSLAPGVPVSVFVTAISFAIYVICWVIGRYRHTSAA, encoded by the coding sequence ATGAATGAGCGCCTCACCGAGTTGTTCCGCAATCTGTTCGCATTCGATGTGACCGCGGATCTGCTGGGCCGTTCCTTCGTCCAACAGGCCCTGCTCGCCGCGGCGCTGCTGGCCCTGGTGGCCGGCCTCATCGGACCGTTCATCGTGATGCGGCAGATGTCGTTCGCGGTCCACGGCTCGAGCGAGTTGTCGTTGACCGGGGCGGCGTTCGCGCTGCTCGCCGGTTTCAACGTGGGCGTCGGCGCGCTGATCGGCTGCGCACTGGCTGCGGTGCTGTTCGGTGTCCTGGGACAGCGTGCCCGCGAACGGGATTCGGCGATCGGGGTGGTGCTCGCATTCGGCCTGGGTCTGGCGGTGCTGTTCATCCACCTCTACCCCGGCCGGGCCGGAACCAGTTTCGCCCTGCTCACCGGGCAGATCGTCGGGGTGAGTTACACCGGGCTGGCCATGCTGGTGGCGGTCACCGTCGCCGTCGTCGCGGTGCTGGCCGTCAGCTATCGGCCGCTGCTGTTCGCCACCGTCGACCCGGAAGTGGCCGCCGGCCGCGGTGTTCCGGTGCGGGCGCTGGGGATCGTGTTCGCGGCACTGGTCGGCGTGGTGGCCGCCCAGGGTGTGCAGATCGTGGGTGCGCTGCTGGTGATGTCACTGCTGATCACCCCGGCGGCCGCCGCGGTGCGGGTGTTCGTCTCCCCGGCCGCGACCATCGCCGCATCGGTGCTCTTCGCCGCGGTGTCCGCGGTCGGCGGGATCATCCTGTCGTTGGCGCCCGGGGTTCCGGTGTCGGTGTTCGTCACCGCCATCTCGTTCGCGATCTACGTGATCTGTTGGGTGATCGGTCGATACCGTCACACCTCGGCGGCCTAA
- a CDS encoding acyl-CoA dehydrogenase has product MSSTTTDEQSAARELVRSWATSAGTVSAVREVERGRPDSWRGPFAGFAELGTFGVAVAEEHGGAGGTIADLCAMVDEAAAALVPGPVATTALATLTVSDPELLEAFAAGQRTAGVALGGEVRFADGRASGTVPYVLGADPAGVLLLPAGTAGWVLVDAAADGVTLEPLEATDFSRPLARVSLDSVAAQQLSIPSQRFEDLAATVLAAEAAGISRWLLHTATEYAKVREQFGQPIGRFQAVKHMCAEMLLRSEQISVAAADAARAAAEYDDDQLSIAAAVAAAAGIDAAQANSKDCIQVLGGIGITWEHDAHLYLRRAYGIAQFLGGRPRWLRRVAALTQRGVRRELRIDLESVEHLRPEIRSLVADVAALPVEKRQAALADAGLQAPHWPRPYGRDASPAEQLLIDQELAAAGVERPDLVIGWWAVPTILSHGSPEQIERFVSPTLRGELEWCQLFSEPGAGSDLAALRTKAVRVDGGWRLTGQKVWTSAAHKADWGVCLARTDPDAPKHKGITYFLVDMKSPGIEIRPLREITGDELFNEVFFDEVFVPDEMVVGQVNDGWRLARTTLANERVAMAQGTALGNPMEELLRTVTDLELDVAEQDRLGGLIVSAQVGSLLDQRIAQKAVGGQDPGAESSARKLIGVRHRQELSEFRMELSDGAGVVHNPTVHTFLNARCLTIAGGTEQILLTLAGERLLGLPR; this is encoded by the coding sequence GTGTCATCGACCACCACTGATGAGCAGTCCGCCGCCCGCGAGCTGGTCCGTAGCTGGGCAACGAGCGCCGGGACGGTGTCCGCGGTGCGTGAGGTCGAGCGTGGGCGCCCGGACAGCTGGCGCGGCCCGTTCGCCGGGTTCGCCGAGCTGGGCACGTTCGGCGTCGCCGTCGCCGAGGAACACGGCGGCGCCGGCGGCACCATCGCCGACCTGTGCGCGATGGTCGACGAGGCCGCGGCCGCGTTGGTGCCCGGGCCGGTCGCGACCACGGCGCTGGCCACCCTGACGGTGTCGGACCCCGAGCTGCTCGAGGCGTTCGCCGCCGGGCAGCGGACGGCCGGGGTCGCATTGGGCGGGGAGGTGCGCTTCGCGGACGGACGGGCCTCGGGCACCGTGCCGTATGTGCTGGGGGCCGATCCGGCCGGAGTGCTGCTGCTGCCGGCCGGGACGGCGGGCTGGGTGCTGGTCGACGCCGCCGCCGACGGTGTCACCCTGGAACCGCTGGAGGCGACGGACTTCTCCCGGCCGCTGGCCCGGGTCTCCCTCGATTCGGTTGCGGCCCAGCAGCTGTCGATCCCGTCCCAGCGGTTCGAGGATCTGGCGGCCACCGTGCTGGCCGCCGAGGCCGCGGGGATCAGCCGGTGGCTGCTGCACACCGCCACCGAGTATGCGAAGGTGCGTGAGCAGTTCGGCCAGCCGATCGGCCGCTTCCAGGCGGTCAAGCACATGTGCGCCGAGATGCTGCTGCGTTCGGAGCAGATCTCGGTGGCGGCGGCCGACGCCGCCCGCGCCGCGGCAGAGTACGACGACGACCAGTTGTCGATCGCCGCGGCGGTCGCGGCCGCCGCCGGGATCGACGCCGCACAGGCCAACTCCAAGGACTGCATCCAGGTGCTCGGCGGCATCGGCATCACCTGGGAACACGACGCGCACCTGTACCTGCGGCGGGCATACGGGATCGCCCAGTTCCTGGGCGGCCGGCCGCGGTGGCTGCGGCGGGTCGCGGCGTTGACTCAGCGGGGGGTACGCCGCGAACTGCGCATCGATCTGGAGTCCGTGGAGCATCTGCGGCCGGAGATCCGCAGCCTGGTCGCCGACGTCGCCGCCCTGCCGGTGGAGAAGCGCCAGGCCGCCCTCGCCGACGCCGGGCTGCAGGCGCCGCACTGGCCCAGGCCGTACGGCCGCGACGCCTCCCCGGCGGAGCAGCTGTTGATCGATCAGGAGCTGGCCGCCGCGGGGGTGGAGCGGCCGGACCTGGTGATCGGTTGGTGGGCGGTGCCGACGATCCTCTCGCACGGCAGCCCCGAGCAGATCGAGCGGTTCGTCTCGCCGACCCTGCGCGGCGAGCTGGAATGGTGCCAGTTGTTCAGCGAGCCGGGTGCGGGTTCGGACCTGGCCGCGCTGCGCACCAAGGCGGTTCGCGTCGACGGCGGCTGGCGCCTGACCGGCCAGAAGGTGTGGACCTCGGCGGCGCACAAGGCGGACTGGGGTGTGTGCCTGGCCCGCACCGACCCGGATGCGCCGAAACACAAGGGCATCACCTATTTCCTGGTGGACATGAAGTCGCCGGGCATCGAGATCCGCCCGCTGCGCGAGATCACCGGCGACGAACTGTTCAACGAGGTGTTCTTCGACGAGGTCTTCGTACCCGACGAGATGGTCGTCGGGCAGGTCAACGACGGCTGGCGGCTGGCCCGCACCACGCTGGCCAACGAACGGGTGGCGATGGCCCAGGGCACGGCGCTGGGTAATCCGATGGAGGAGTTGCTGCGCACCGTCACCGACCTCGAACTCGATGTGGCCGAACAGGATCGGCTGGGCGGCCTGATCGTGTCCGCCCAGGTCGGTTCGCTGCTCGACCAGCGCATCGCGCAGAAGGCGGTCGGCGGGCAGGATCCGGGCGCCGAGTCGAGTGCCCGCAAGCTGATCGGGGTGCGCCACCGCCAGGAGCTGTCCGAGTTCCGGATGGAACTGTCCGACGGCGCCGGCGTGGTGCACAACCCGACCGTGCACACCTTCCTCAACGCCCGCTGCCTGACGATCGCCGGCGGCACCGAGCAGATCCTGCTCACCCTCGCCGGCGAGCGGTTGCTCGGCCTGCCACGCTGA
- a CDS encoding DUF6973 domain-containing protein has protein sequence MSALAAFLTTWSAARATFGEGTPRTGERFDHSALFHRLQAEAQTAAPGDVWTGTAADAYGAVNSEMIGVLGGLAALDVRLRAQVDSAAEVVSAGRRDLESIRQAVTTAAAALPTGTVGERMLWPIVAQGLGEITGIVRRSSGDLSQIGAELTRIGEEYRQLSEQKFGGGLPEQPAGEAPGEEPEHEDEDPAEAERDRRLEEIMRDYQVGEDPDGVIEWKSGGLVGMLTGSKEMTATEGRMMDELGLFGQRDMQQIVEQAREEANKRFPPPEGREIDNHNDAFRHAYWNALMTQRFGDEWAEKFATAHEGIPRNYAASEAMDLFNNEVGRNLAVANPDASKDELADLVEQAVRNGDTVVVRPDGQGLEWSDRITPESTGDSSRSAPVDGQIPTPAGQPNPHGGYEIG, from the coding sequence GTGAGCGCGCTCGCCGCCTTCCTGACGACGTGGTCAGCGGCCCGCGCGACCTTCGGTGAGGGCACGCCCCGAACCGGTGAGCGCTTCGATCACAGTGCCCTGTTCCACCGGCTGCAGGCCGAGGCGCAAACCGCAGCGCCGGGGGACGTCTGGACCGGTACCGCCGCCGATGCCTACGGAGCGGTCAACTCCGAGATGATCGGGGTGCTCGGCGGGCTCGCTGCCCTCGACGTGCGGCTTCGCGCGCAGGTCGACAGCGCTGCCGAGGTCGTCTCGGCCGGTCGGCGCGACCTCGAGTCGATACGTCAGGCGGTGACCACCGCGGCCGCCGCATTACCCACCGGAACCGTCGGCGAGCGGATGCTGTGGCCGATCGTGGCGCAGGGTCTCGGCGAGATCACCGGTATCGTCCGGCGCAGCAGCGGTGATCTGAGCCAGATCGGCGCCGAGTTGACCCGGATCGGCGAGGAGTACCGGCAACTGAGCGAGCAGAAGTTCGGCGGCGGGTTGCCCGAGCAGCCGGCCGGCGAGGCGCCGGGAGAGGAACCCGAGCACGAGGATGAGGACCCGGCCGAAGCGGAACGGGACCGCCGGCTCGAGGAGATCATGCGGGATTACCAGGTCGGCGAGGATCCGGACGGAGTCATCGAGTGGAAGTCCGGCGGGCTGGTGGGCATGTTGACCGGTTCGAAAGAGATGACGGCCACCGAGGGTCGCATGATGGACGAACTGGGTCTGTTCGGTCAGCGTGATATGCAACAGATCGTTGAGCAGGCGAGGGAGGAAGCCAACAAGCGCTTCCCGCCGCCGGAGGGCAGAGAGATCGACAACCACAACGACGCCTTCCGCCATGCCTATTGGAATGCGCTGATGACACAGCGCTTCGGTGACGAGTGGGCCGAGAAGTTCGCCACCGCGCACGAGGGGATTCCGCGTAACTATGCCGCCAGTGAGGCGATGGACCTCTTCAACAACGAGGTGGGCCGCAACTTAGCGGTCGCCAACCCGGATGCCTCCAAGGATGAGCTTGCCGACCTCGTGGAGCAGGCGGTGCGCAACGGCGACACTGTGGTCGTCCGGCCGGACGGGCAGGGGCTGGAATGGAGTGACCGGATCACGCCGGAGTCGACCGGCGATTCGAGTAGGAGCGCTCCGGTCGATGGTCAGATACCGACTCCCGCTGGTCAGCCAAATCCACACGGAGGGTACGAGATCGGATGA
- a CDS encoding MspA family porin, translated as MGRILMAVVLAVSGLFLAAPVAHAGLDNELSLVDGQDRTLTVQQWDTFLNGVFPLDRNRLTREWFHSGRAKYRVEGPGAEDFEGTLELGYQIGFPWSLGVGINFSYTTPNILIDGGDITGPPFGLDSVITPNLFPGVSISADLGNGPGIQEVATFSVDVAGPEGGVAVSNAHGTVTGAAGGVLLRPFARLIASTGDSVTTYGEPWNMN; from the coding sequence ATGGGTCGAATCTTGATGGCCGTTGTCCTGGCGGTCAGCGGGCTGTTTCTGGCAGCGCCCGTCGCCCATGCGGGCCTGGACAATGAGCTGTCGCTGGTCGACGGGCAGGACCGGACGCTGACGGTGCAGCAGTGGGACACCTTCCTCAACGGGGTGTTTCCGCTGGACCGCAACCGGCTGACCCGGGAGTGGTTCCACTCCGGCCGCGCCAAGTACCGCGTCGAGGGACCCGGCGCCGAGGACTTCGAGGGCACCCTGGAACTGGGCTATCAGATCGGGTTCCCGTGGTCGCTGGGCGTGGGCATCAACTTCAGCTACACCACCCCCAACATCCTCATCGACGGCGGCGACATCACCGGCCCGCCGTTCGGGCTGGACTCGGTGATCACCCCGAACCTGTTCCCGGGGGTGTCGATCTCGGCGGATCTGGGCAACGGTCCCGGCATCCAGGAGGTCGCCACGTTCTCCGTCGACGTGGCCGGCCCCGAGGGCGGGGTCGCGGTGTCCAACGCCCACGGCACCGTCACCGGTGCGGCCGGCGGGGTGCTGCTGCGGCCGTTCGCCCGGCTGATCGCCTCCACCGGCGACAGCGTCACCACCTACGGCGAACCCTGGAACATGAACTAG
- a CDS encoding metal ABC transporter solute-binding protein, Zn/Mn family gives MRALCAVVAVSAVAFGSAACGQDRDVHQEHRAATVVASTDVWGSVAATVAGDHVPVTSIISGPQHDPHSYEASPADAAALTDAALVVYNGGGYDRWATEVLAGRPDVRVVDAFALLPADEPATNEHVFYHLDVAAAVAENIAEELAEIDPEHADDFRANAAEFTRQAGEIAATARAVGEQHPDASVVSTEPVAYYLLANAGISDRTPAGFAVAVEEGADPSPADVAAMLDLLESGEVSALLSNPQTETPATRQIEAAAERASVPVVSVTETLPADTDYLTWQRRTVEELAATLSRPAPAHR, from the coding sequence ATGCGCGCCCTCTGCGCCGTCGTAGCGGTGAGCGCCGTGGCGTTCGGAAGCGCCGCGTGCGGACAGGACCGAGACGTCCACCAGGAGCACCGGGCTGCGACCGTCGTCGCATCCACCGACGTGTGGGGCAGTGTGGCCGCCACGGTGGCCGGCGACCATGTGCCGGTCACCTCGATCATCTCCGGACCGCAGCACGATCCGCACTCCTATGAGGCGAGCCCCGCCGACGCGGCCGCGCTCACCGACGCCGCACTCGTCGTCTACAACGGCGGCGGATACGACCGGTGGGCCACCGAGGTGCTGGCCGGCCGGCCCGACGTCCGGGTGGTCGACGCGTTCGCGCTGCTGCCCGCCGACGAACCGGCCACCAACGAGCACGTCTTCTACCACCTCGATGTGGCGGCGGCGGTGGCCGAGAACATCGCCGAGGAACTCGCCGAGATCGACCCCGAGCACGCCGACGACTTCCGCGCCAACGCCGCCGAGTTCACCCGGCAGGCCGGCGAGATCGCCGCCACGGCACGGGCCGTCGGCGAGCAGCACCCCGATGCGTCGGTGGTGAGCACCGAACCGGTGGCCTACTACCTGCTCGCCAACGCGGGGATCTCGGACCGCACCCCGGCCGGCTTCGCGGTGGCGGTGGAGGAAGGCGCCGACCCCTCCCCCGCGGACGTCGCCGCGATGCTCGATCTGCTCGAGTCCGGCGAGGTTTCGGCCCTGTTGAGCAACCCGCAGACCGAGACCCCGGCGACCCGTCAGATCGAGGCCGCCGCCGAGCGCGCGTCGGTGCCGGTGGTCTCCGTCACCGAGACGCTGCCGGCCGACACCGACTACCTCACCTGGCAGCGCCGAACCGTCGAGGAACTCGCCGCAACCCTGTCACGACCCGCCCCTGCGCACCGATGA
- a CDS encoding metal ABC transporter ATP-binding protein has product MSSDPHAVVSLRGARLAFGDRVLWDGLDLTVRAGEFIAVLGPNGTGKTSLLKVLLGQLPLSAGQARVLGRPVGAGNRHVGYVPQHRSLDSGLTLRGRDLVGLGYDGHRWGLPDPRGRDAKRTAVRQALQQVNADHLADTPVGLMSGGELQRVRIAQALVTDPELLLCDEPLLNLDPGHARLVAALIDRRRRTADTAVLFVTHEVNPVLRYVDRVLYLVDGQFRIGTVEEVMTSETLSELYGADIEVLRVGGRYVVVGEHLDHSGHMSGHLHE; this is encoded by the coding sequence GTGAGCAGTGATCCGCACGCCGTCGTCTCGCTGCGCGGCGCCCGGCTGGCCTTCGGCGACCGGGTGCTGTGGGACGGCCTCGATTTGACCGTGCGGGCCGGCGAGTTCATCGCCGTACTCGGCCCCAACGGCACCGGTAAGACCTCGCTGCTCAAGGTGCTGCTCGGTCAGCTGCCGCTGAGCGCCGGTCAGGCCCGGGTGCTCGGACGCCCCGTCGGGGCCGGTAACCGACACGTCGGCTATGTGCCCCAGCACCGTTCGCTGGACTCCGGTCTGACGCTGCGCGGGCGCGATCTGGTCGGGCTGGGGTACGACGGGCACCGCTGGGGCCTGCCGGATCCCCGTGGACGGGACGCCAAACGCACAGCGGTGCGACAGGCGCTGCAACAGGTCAACGCCGACCACCTGGCGGACACCCCGGTCGGGTTGATGTCCGGCGGTGAACTGCAGCGGGTGCGCATCGCGCAGGCCCTGGTCACCGACCCGGAGCTGCTGCTGTGCGACGAACCGCTGCTGAATCTCGACCCCGGCCATGCCCGGCTGGTGGCGGCGCTGATCGACCGGCGCCGCCGCACCGCCGACACCGCGGTCCTGTTCGTCACCCACGAGGTCAACCCGGTGCTGCGGTACGTGGACCGGGTGCTGTACCTGGTCGACGGTCAGTTCCGGATCGGCACCGTCGAAGAGGTCATGACCTCCGAGACGTTGTCGGAGCTGTACGGCGCCGACATCGAGGTGCTGCGGGTCGGTGGCCGCTACGTCGTGGTCGGCGAACATCTCGACCATTCCGGACACATGAGCGGACATCTTCATGAATGA
- the bluB gene encoding 5,6-dimethylbenzimidazole synthase encodes MTEHAFSPADRRAVYRAIHTRRDMRRFIPGTTISDDVLKRLMHAAHAAPNVGLMQPWRFIRITDPDLRRAIHRLVDEERHHTAAALGPRGEEFLALKVEGILECAELLVVALGDDRERHIFGRRTMPDMDLASVSCAIQNLWLAARAEGLGMGWVSLFEPRRLATLLDIPADAEPVAVLCLGPVPDFPDRPELEIENWTVGRPLDEFVSENGWTDSGARA; translated from the coding sequence GTGACCGAGCATGCGTTCAGCCCCGCCGATCGACGGGCCGTGTACCGAGCCATCCACACTCGCCGGGACATGCGCCGATTCATCCCCGGCACAACGATTTCCGACGATGTGCTGAAGCGGTTGATGCACGCCGCCCACGCCGCTCCCAATGTGGGCCTGATGCAACCGTGGCGGTTCATCCGGATCACCGATCCGGACCTGCGGCGCGCCATCCACCGACTGGTCGATGAGGAACGCCATCACACCGCAGCGGCACTGGGCCCGCGCGGTGAGGAGTTCCTGGCACTGAAGGTGGAGGGCATCCTCGAGTGCGCGGAGCTGCTCGTGGTCGCGCTGGGGGACGATCGTGAACGCCACATCTTCGGCCGCCGCACCATGCCCGACATGGACCTGGCGTCGGTGTCGTGCGCCATCCAGAACCTCTGGCTGGCCGCCCGCGCCGAAGGTCTGGGCATGGGTTGGGTGTCGTTGTTCGAACCGCGGCGGCTGGCGACCCTGCTCGACATACCGGCCGACGCCGAACCCGTCGCGGTGCTGTGCCTGGGTCCGGTGCCGGACTTTCCGGACCGTCCGGAACTCGAGATCGAGAACTGGACGGTGGGCCGTCCCCTCGACGAGTTCGTCTCGGAGAACGGCTGGACCGACTCGGGAGCCCGGGCCTAG
- the kstR gene encoding cholesterol catabolism transcriptional regulator KstR, with translation MSSSTGTNPGRGSDSTGSETNGAAATGAGSGSTGTSRTRGRQVTNVAVLTDSELGSEAQRERRKRILDATLAIASKGGYEAVQMRAVAERADVAVGTLYRYFPSKVHLLVSALGREFERIDAKTDRSTLVGDTPYERLNFMVSRLNRAMQRNPLLTEAMTRAFVFADASAAGEVDHVGRLMDSMFARAMADGEPTEDQYHIARVISDVWLSNLLAWLTRRASATDVSKRLELAVRLLVGDGKNPKV, from the coding sequence ATGTCGTCATCAACAGGCACCAACCCCGGGCGCGGGTCGGACTCGACGGGGTCGGAGACCAACGGCGCCGCCGCGACCGGTGCCGGTTCCGGGTCCACCGGGACCAGCCGCACACGTGGGCGCCAGGTGACGAACGTCGCGGTGCTCACCGACTCCGAGCTCGGCTCCGAGGCCCAGCGCGAGCGGCGTAAGCGCATCCTGGACGCCACGCTGGCCATCGCCTCCAAGGGCGGCTACGAGGCCGTCCAGATGCGGGCGGTGGCCGAGCGGGCCGACGTCGCGGTGGGGACGCTGTACCGGTACTTCCCGTCCAAGGTGCACCTTCTGGTGTCGGCGCTGGGCCGGGAGTTCGAGCGCATCGACGCCAAGACCGACCGCTCCACCCTGGTGGGCGACACCCCCTATGAGCGGCTCAACTTCATGGTGAGTCGGCTCAACCGGGCCATGCAGCGCAACCCGCTGCTGACCGAGGCGATGACGCGGGCTTTTGTGTTCGCCGACGCCTCCGCCGCCGGTGAGGTTGATCACGTCGGCCGGCTGATGGACTCGATGTTCGCACGCGCCATGGCCGACGGCGAACCCACCGAGGACCAGTACCACATCGCCCGGGTGATCTCCGACGTCTGGCTGTCCAATCTGCTGGCCTGGCTGACCCGCCGGGCCTCTGCCACCGACGTGAGCAAACGGCTGGAGTTGGCTGTGCGGTTGCTCGTCGGCGACGGCAAGAACCCCAAGGTCTGA